In a genomic window of Myotis daubentonii chromosome X, mMyoDau2.1, whole genome shotgun sequence:
- the CLCN5 gene encoding H(+)/Cl(-) exchange transporter 5 isoform X5 — protein sequence MMDFLEEPIPGVGTYDDFNTIDWVREKSRDRDRHREITNKSKESTWALIHSVSDAFSGWLLMLLIGLLSGSLAGLIDISAHWMTDLKEGICTKGLWFNHEHCCWDSDQVTFENKDKCPKWNSWSQLLISTEEGAFAYIVNYFMYVLWALLFAFLAVSLVKVFAPYACGSGIPEIKTILSGFIIRGYLGKWTLIIKTITLVLAVSSGLSLGKEGPLVHVACCCGNILCHCFNKYRKNEAKRREVLSAAAAAGVSVAFGAPIGGVLFSLEEVSYYFPLKTLWRSFFAALVAAFTLRSINPFGNSRLVLFYVEFHTPWHLFELVPFILLGIFGGLWGALFIRTNIAWCRKRKTTQLGKYPVIEVLVVTAITAILAFPNEYTRMSTSELISELFNDCGLLDSSKLCDYENYFNSSKGGDLPDRPAGAGVYSAMWQLALTLIMKIVITIFTFGMKIPSGLFIPSMAVGAIAGRLLGVGMEQMAYYHHDWAIFNSWCSQGADCITPGLYAMVGAAACLGGVTRMTVSLVVIMFELTGGLEYIVPLMAAAMTSKWVADALGREGIYDAHIRLNGYPFLEAKEEFAHKTLAMDVMKPRRNDPLLTVLTQDSMTVEDVETVISETTYSGFPVVVSRESQRLVGFVLRRDLIISIENARKKQDGVVSTSIIYFTEHSPPMPPYTPPTLKLRNILDLSPFTVTDLTPMEIVVDIFRKLGLRQCLVTHNGRLLGIITKKDVLKHIAQMANQDPDSILFN from the exons ATTACCAATAAAAGCAAAGAATCAACTTGGGCCTTAATTCACAGTGTGAGTGATGCTTTTTCTGGCTGGTTGTTGATGCTACTTATTGGGCTTTTATCAG GTTCCCTAGCTGGCTTGATAGACATCTCTGCTCATTGGATGACAGACTTAAAAGAAGGTATATGCACAAAAGGATTGTGGTTTAACCATGAACactgttgctgggactctgatCAGGTCACTTTTGAAAACAAAGACAAATGCCCAAAGTGGAATAGCTGGTCTCAGCTTCTCATCAGCACAGAAGAG GGAGCCTTTGCCTACATAGTCAATTATTTCATGTACGTCCTCTGGGCTCTACTGTTTGCCTTCCTTGCCGTGTCTCTTGTCAAGGTGTTTGCACCTTATGCCTGTGGCTCCGGAATCCCTGAG ATAAAAACTATCTTGAGTGGTTTTATTATTAGGGGCTACTTGGGTAAGTGGACCCTGATTATCAAAACCATCACATTGGTGCTGGCAGTGTCTTCTGGCTTGAGCCTGGGCAAAGAGGGCCCTCTAGTGCACGTGGCTTGCTGTTGTGGGAACATCCTGTGCCACTGCTTCAACAAATACAGGAAGAATGAAGCCAAACGCAGAGAG GTCTTGTCGGCTGCAGCAGCAGCTGGTGTATCTGTCGCCTTTGGGGCACCTATTGgcggagtattattcagccttgaaGAG GTCAGCTACTATTTCCCCCTCAAAACACTGTGGCGTTCGTTCTTTGCTGCCTTGGTGGCAGCATTTACCCTACGCTCCATCAATCCATTTGGGAACAGCCGTCTGGTTCTATTTTACGTGGAGTTTCACACCCCGTGGCATCTCTTTGAGCTTGTGCCATTCATTCTGCTGGGCATATTTGGTGGTCTGTGGGGAGCTTTATTTATCCGCACAAACATTGCCTGGTGTCGGAAGCGTAAGACCACCCAATTGGGCAAGTATCCTGTCATAGAGGTACTTGTTGTGACAGCCATCACTGCCATCCTGGCTTTCCCCAATGAGTACACCCGAATGAGCACAAGTGAGctcatttctgaactttttaaTGACTGTGGCCTTCTGGACTCCTCTAAGCTCTGTGATTATGAAAACTATTTCAACTCAAGCAAGGGTGGTGACCTGCCTGACAGACCTGCTGGTGCGGGAGTCTACAGTGCCATGTGGCAGCTGGCCTTGACACTCATAATGAAAATTGTCATTACTATATTCACCTTTGGCATGAAG ATCCCTTCTGGTCTCTTTATCCCTAGCATGGCTGTTGGTGCTATAGCAGGTCGACTTTTAGGAGTAGGAATGGAACAAATGGCTTATTACCACCATGACTGGGCCATCTTCAATAGCTGGTGTAGCCAAGGAGCTGATTGTATCACTCCTGGCCTTTATGCGATGGTTGGGGCTGCAGCCTGCTTAG GTGGAGTGACTCGGATGACTGTTTCTCTGGTTGTCATAATGTTTGAACTAACTGGTGGCTTGGAATACATTGTGCCTCTGATGGCTGCAGCAATGACAAGCAAATGGGTGGCAGATGCTCTTGGGCGGGAAGGCATCTATGATGCCCACATCCGTCTCAATGGATACCCCTTTCTTGAAGCTAAAGAAGAGTTTGCTCATAAGACCCTGGCAATGGATGTGATGAAACCCCGGAGAAATGATCCTTTGTTGACTGTCCTTACTCAGGACAGTATGACTGTGGAAGATGTAGAGACCGTAATCAGTGAGACCACTTACAGTGGCTTCCCAGTAGTGGTGTCCCGGGAGTCCCAAAGGCTTGTGGGTTTTGTCCTCCGAAGAGATCTCATTATTTCAATTG aaaatgcTCGTAAAAAACAGGATGGAGTTGTGAGCACGTCCATcatttatttcactgagcattcTCCTCCAATGCCACCATACACTCCACCCACTCTAAAGCTTCGGAACATCCTGGATCTCAGCCCCTTCACTGTGACTGACCTTACCCCCATGGAGATCGTTGTGGATATCTTCCGCAAGCTGGGACTGCGGCAGTGCCTGGTTACACATAATGG gcGACTGCTTGGAATCATTACCAAGAAGGATGTGTTAAAGCATATAGCACAGATGGCGAACCAAGATCCTGATTCCATTCTCTTCAACTAG
- the LOC132225014 gene encoding small ribosomal subunit protein uS8-like, whose product MVCMNVLADALKSINNAEKRGKRQILIRPCSKVIVRFLTVMMKHGYMGEFEIIDDHRAGKIVVNLTGRLNKCGVISPRFDVQLKDLEKWQNNLLPSRQFGFIVLTTTVGIMNHEEAR is encoded by the coding sequence ATGGTGTGCATGAATGTCCTGGCTGATGCTCTGAAGAGTATCAACAATGCCGAAAAGAGAGGCAAACGCCAGATTCTCATCAGGCCGTGCTCCAAAGTCATCGTCCGGTTTCTGACTGTGATGATGAAGCATGGTTACATGGGTGAATTTGAAATTATTGATGACCACAGAGCTGGGAAAATTGTTGTGAACCTCACAGGCAGGTTGAACAAGTGTGGAGTAATCAGCCCCAGATTTGATGTGCAACTCAAAGATCTAgaaaaatggcagaacaacttgCTTCCATCCCGTCAGTTTGGTTTCATTGTACTGACAACCACAGTGGGCATCATGAACCATGAAGAAGCAAGATGA
- the CLCN5 gene encoding H(+)/Cl(-) exchange transporter 5 isoform X4 → MFSPEDKSYNGGGIGSSTRMMDFLEEPIPGVGTYDDFNTIDWVREKSRDRDRHREITNKSKESTWALIHSVSDAFSGWLLMLLIGLLSGSLAGLIDISAHWMTDLKEGICTKGLWFNHEHCCWDSDQVTFENKDKCPKWNSWSQLLISTEEGAFAYIVNYFMYVLWALLFAFLAVSLVKVFAPYACGSGIPEIKTILSGFIIRGYLGKWTLIIKTITLVLAVSSGLSLGKEGPLVHVACCCGNILCHCFNKYRKNEAKRREVLSAAAAAGVSVAFGAPIGGVLFSLEEVSYYFPLKTLWRSFFAALVAAFTLRSINPFGNSRLVLFYVEFHTPWHLFELVPFILLGIFGGLWGALFIRTNIAWCRKRKTTQLGKYPVIEVLVVTAITAILAFPNEYTRMSTSELISELFNDCGLLDSSKLCDYENYFNSSKGGDLPDRPAGAGVYSAMWQLALTLIMKIVITIFTFGMKIPSGLFIPSMAVGAIAGRLLGVGMEQMAYYHHDWAIFNSWCSQGADCITPGLYAMVGAAACLGGVTRMTVSLVVIMFELTGGLEYIVPLMAAAMTSKWVADALGREGIYDAHIRLNGYPFLEAKEEFAHKTLAMDVMKPRRNDPLLTVLTQDSMTVEDVETVISETTYSGFPVVVSRESQRLVGFVLRRDLIISIENARKKQDGVVSTSIIYFTEHSPPMPPYTPPTLKLRNILDLSPFTVTDLTPMEIVVDIFRKLGLRQCLVTHNGRLLGIITKKDVLKHIAQMANQDPDSILFN, encoded by the exons ATTACCAATAAAAGCAAAGAATCAACTTGGGCCTTAATTCACAGTGTGAGTGATGCTTTTTCTGGCTGGTTGTTGATGCTACTTATTGGGCTTTTATCAG GTTCCCTAGCTGGCTTGATAGACATCTCTGCTCATTGGATGACAGACTTAAAAGAAGGTATATGCACAAAAGGATTGTGGTTTAACCATGAACactgttgctgggactctgatCAGGTCACTTTTGAAAACAAAGACAAATGCCCAAAGTGGAATAGCTGGTCTCAGCTTCTCATCAGCACAGAAGAG GGAGCCTTTGCCTACATAGTCAATTATTTCATGTACGTCCTCTGGGCTCTACTGTTTGCCTTCCTTGCCGTGTCTCTTGTCAAGGTGTTTGCACCTTATGCCTGTGGCTCCGGAATCCCTGAG ATAAAAACTATCTTGAGTGGTTTTATTATTAGGGGCTACTTGGGTAAGTGGACCCTGATTATCAAAACCATCACATTGGTGCTGGCAGTGTCTTCTGGCTTGAGCCTGGGCAAAGAGGGCCCTCTAGTGCACGTGGCTTGCTGTTGTGGGAACATCCTGTGCCACTGCTTCAACAAATACAGGAAGAATGAAGCCAAACGCAGAGAG GTCTTGTCGGCTGCAGCAGCAGCTGGTGTATCTGTCGCCTTTGGGGCACCTATTGgcggagtattattcagccttgaaGAG GTCAGCTACTATTTCCCCCTCAAAACACTGTGGCGTTCGTTCTTTGCTGCCTTGGTGGCAGCATTTACCCTACGCTCCATCAATCCATTTGGGAACAGCCGTCTGGTTCTATTTTACGTGGAGTTTCACACCCCGTGGCATCTCTTTGAGCTTGTGCCATTCATTCTGCTGGGCATATTTGGTGGTCTGTGGGGAGCTTTATTTATCCGCACAAACATTGCCTGGTGTCGGAAGCGTAAGACCACCCAATTGGGCAAGTATCCTGTCATAGAGGTACTTGTTGTGACAGCCATCACTGCCATCCTGGCTTTCCCCAATGAGTACACCCGAATGAGCACAAGTGAGctcatttctgaactttttaaTGACTGTGGCCTTCTGGACTCCTCTAAGCTCTGTGATTATGAAAACTATTTCAACTCAAGCAAGGGTGGTGACCTGCCTGACAGACCTGCTGGTGCGGGAGTCTACAGTGCCATGTGGCAGCTGGCCTTGACACTCATAATGAAAATTGTCATTACTATATTCACCTTTGGCATGAAG ATCCCTTCTGGTCTCTTTATCCCTAGCATGGCTGTTGGTGCTATAGCAGGTCGACTTTTAGGAGTAGGAATGGAACAAATGGCTTATTACCACCATGACTGGGCCATCTTCAATAGCTGGTGTAGCCAAGGAGCTGATTGTATCACTCCTGGCCTTTATGCGATGGTTGGGGCTGCAGCCTGCTTAG GTGGAGTGACTCGGATGACTGTTTCTCTGGTTGTCATAATGTTTGAACTAACTGGTGGCTTGGAATACATTGTGCCTCTGATGGCTGCAGCAATGACAAGCAAATGGGTGGCAGATGCTCTTGGGCGGGAAGGCATCTATGATGCCCACATCCGTCTCAATGGATACCCCTTTCTTGAAGCTAAAGAAGAGTTTGCTCATAAGACCCTGGCAATGGATGTGATGAAACCCCGGAGAAATGATCCTTTGTTGACTGTCCTTACTCAGGACAGTATGACTGTGGAAGATGTAGAGACCGTAATCAGTGAGACCACTTACAGTGGCTTCCCAGTAGTGGTGTCCCGGGAGTCCCAAAGGCTTGTGGGTTTTGTCCTCCGAAGAGATCTCATTATTTCAATTG aaaatgcTCGTAAAAAACAGGATGGAGTTGTGAGCACGTCCATcatttatttcactgagcattcTCCTCCAATGCCACCATACACTCCACCCACTCTAAAGCTTCGGAACATCCTGGATCTCAGCCCCTTCACTGTGACTGACCTTACCCCCATGGAGATCGTTGTGGATATCTTCCGCAAGCTGGGACTGCGGCAGTGCCTGGTTACACATAATGG gcGACTGCTTGGAATCATTACCAAGAAGGATGTGTTAAAGCATATAGCACAGATGGCGAACCAAGATCCTGATTCCATTCTCTTCAACTAG